ccattttcaatagtttaggGGTATATTTAACCCtttttccatatatatataaccaaaATATCAGGGGAAGGGGAAATGCAATTACCACAGCCAACTCTTGCACCTGCATTTCCTGTTGTCTTACTAAGTTCATGTCCACCTGTTCAATAGTTGGTCAGCTCAAGATTCATAGAGAATGACATGCCACAAAATATTTCGACCTTTTTatgctataaattataataacaCAGAGAAAATGAACAGTAGAGTAGATCTCCCAAATCATTTCACCAGATGAAGATATCTCATTGTACAAGGCGGACCTAAGATTTAAAAGTAAAGGGTACAccattatattaaatatataaaccATATAATAAGAGTATAAGTTTTGTCAATTCACTTAATTTTGGGTTAATCCTTTTAGCTATATACCGTCTTTCAATAGATGTTTTCAAACCATGCTTcgcaatcaaaatagaatagaTGTTTTCAAACCATGCTTcgcaatcaaaatagaaaaagacCAAGATTCAATAGTGGGGTGAACTGATTGCTGAGCATACCAGTTGACACTATTAGATACAACACATGTAGACTCTTTGCATCAATTACAAgatgtctttttttttctctaacaAATACTTTTCAATTAGTTATACATCTCCATATTCATAATTTGTGAAAACTATCAGAATGTCTCTTGCTCTTATATAATCTTataaaaaattgaacaaatcataattcataagtaAGGTATCAGAATATCCTACAtatcttcttgttcttttataaataaatgttaTGCTTGCAATTGCATATTATTATAAGCTTCAAATTGCACATACTTTTATAAAGATTTACTCGTCCAATAAATCAACAATACTAGTCACTAactaatttttaatataatccTCTCACATGGTACAGACGACCATGaaactttttttgaaaaaattaaaataatcaattgtgtttgaaaaatataaacttatgagTTAAGTTTTacctttaaaagaaaaaattgaaatcctACTTTTAAAAGTCAACATAAAGCTATTCTCATTATCTGCCATTAACATATGGTTCATAAAAATTATATGGTTGGTAAAGTAGAAAGTAAAGTAGgttgaataattatttttgcaATAAATGATGAATCTTTCTTTGCAACGTATAAACTTATTGATCAAGGTTTtacattttagaaaaaattaaaatcacaaCTTGTAATTCGAAAATCCTACTTTTTAGAGAATATGGAAtttcaaatcataatttgatattgaagttgaaattttattcACATTTCATAAACAAATGTAGATTTCAAATTTGAGCCCCAGATCCTATGGCCAGTCATCTACTTTGTAAAAAGCAAGAAACACTTGAGAGGTGCATAAGATGAAAGCTCAAAGATCGAATCATCAAATGACTATATTTGAGATAATtacaaaaagatcaaaaaatccTTTCTATGAACTGGATCTCTTAGTAGTACTGAAATCTAATTTTAACTTTGTATGATTTCATTATTGTAGCTTAATACAAACATTAGATGTAAATTAGCACGTCATCACTACTTGAGAGTCGTGAAAGAGTCCAGCAAATAGAAGTGCACATTAACTCAATGCTTgcaaagaagaaagaaaaagagtataGCAATTGGCATCCTTAAAGACAGTATGAGAGCGTATCCCAGCCAAACAAGACACCCTCATGcattatttttctcttcaaatGTTTGGCTCATTTAAGAGACATGAAATGCACAATTTCTGACAACAGTCTAAAAGACATGGTCAGAAATAACGACCACACATCAAAGCAGCAGCACATACTGATCATAATCAGAGCACAAAAAGGGGCAAGTTGAAAGGGAAGTGATATGAACATTGCTCAAAATTAGTTGAGACCTAAAAGCATACATACCTCTTCCCAGATCATCCGGATCAGCATGCACAACTACTGCTCTTCCCAAGATGGAGTGTACTCCACTAAGAGGAATCTATATGTAGGAGCAAAAATCAATGTTGTCACACACCAATCAAATAGCATAAACAAAGAAGTAGTATCGTACTGTACCTGCATATCTGAAATTGATATCTCTGCCACCCCTTGAGTGAAGAAATGATAATACATTAAAGGGAACAATCGATCCAATTATTAAAGtttgaaaaatatgaattatataaataataataataataataaactaaCCATCAGGACCAGCAACAATGTTGCCTAAATCACCCGCATGACGTACTTCATCTGTGGGAGCTCCATGATCTTTCTTAAGTGGATTAAAATGAGATCCTAAAAATCAATCACCTACATTGTTAGGTAGAAAGAATAAACCAAGGACCTGCATTTGATTATCGTACATTACCTTAAATTAAAGGATCCTTAGCTACCTAGATTACTAATTAGTCTAATTCAATCTCCTTGTACAAGGCAATTAGGTGTTTGTATATATAGGAGACTGTAAGAAACAACAGTGTAACAGTAACCAAACTCCCAATTTGTATTTATAGGAACTGAATCAATTACAATAGCTAGTAATCAAACTGATACTTGAAGACAGAATTACTACAACATGAAAGGGGATAATAGGACATTGCAACATAATTCACATAAACTcggccaaaaaaataaataaattgaattacAAGAAAGGGCAGGCAAAAATTAAGTTGACGAACCAGTGGAATTGCAGCCGTTAGTGGTATCACCCAAAGCATGGATATGGAAAGCGTGAAGACCTGGAGCTAGACCAATTATTCTTCCTCTCAAGTGGGTAGTACCTTTGTTGTGTTGTATAACAAAATTAATAGCAAGATGAGGAGATCTAGAAACATAATTAGAAATTAAAGACAAATACCGTTGGGTTGCTGGATGAATTGTAAGGACCCTTTCACACTATTGTTCCCGGAGATAACGGCCACTGCTTTCAAGCTCCCCATTAATTTTTCCCTACATCTTTCTACATTTTAAAGGTCCACCCATTTTGTCTCTATTTCTCCTCTACCAGTGTTCACTCACTATTGTGCCTTATCATGTCAACTTTGGTCCCTTAAATATCATTCTGACCATTTTTAGTCTAGCTAAACTGCTGAAGTGGAGCATTTTTTAttcaactcataaaataaatggaatactattaaaaataatttaaattttttattatactttatttaaATATACCCTTATCGTTATACTTTATACTTTGAACTAAATATGTACTTAtttgttaaataattaaatcccAACCTTAGAATAGACAGGAGAAGGGTTGGGATTAATTTGAAGGATCCATATCCTTTTTGTTCCGGCCAACACCTAAAATAACCCACTTAACTACTTCAGAAAAGAGTCAAATATACCCATGTACTATCgaaaatagtttaatatatCTCTCGTTATATTTTCGGGCTAAATATACTTTTCATGTTATACTTTCAGTTCAAATATATCCCTCTCATTATAATTTGGTACAAATTCACCCTTAATTTTAACAGaaggacacttgaaaaactcaaaattaaataattcatttccAAATAATgagaggggtatatttgaaccgAAAGTATAACATGAGGGGTATATTTAGCCCGAAAATATAATAAggggtatatttaaactattttcaatagtacAAGAGTATATTTAACCCTTTTCCGTAAATACTTTGTTGCCCAAACCTATTTTAAGTCAAGCAAAAGCACAAGGAATTGTTTGTCAAAAACATTTACCAATTAATTTGCTTCACATAGTACAAGAAAATTGGCTTTTATAATTATTGGTCCTATTTTTTGGCCAAtcaaaaatacaaaacattgAAAAAGTttgcaaaatatttaaaaacagtTAACTATGTATTGTTCTAGTGTTCTTGCTGAGTTTATTGTTCCAGTTCAATTCTGAAATTTTTGATAGTTCAATTCATGTGGTCCTTGAAATTCCATTGGTTTGGATTGATATGCTAAAATTATTGAAGCGATCAAAACTGATTTGAAGATTATTCTTTTTTGACATTACTCCATCTTGATATTTGAAGTCTTATTTGGATTGGGTTATGAGTTATTTTGAGTGTTGGCTGGGACAAAAATAAATATGGGGTCCTTCAAATTAATCTCAACCCTCCACCCGTGTATTCTAAGATTGGGATCCCAATATTTATCGGATAATGGACATATTTGGCTCAAAGTATAACGGTAAGGATATATTTAGATCAAAAGtataataaagagaatatttaaaCTCTTCTAATAGTATAGGGGTAAATATGAGCCTTTTCGTAAAATAAACTGAAAAATTAATGGCACTAACTGCTATCAAAAACATGATCAATATCAAACTCCGTCGATTTTTTTGTTCTCCattttttatgcaaaaataatCGACtagagtatttttaaaaattgagatCTAATCGACCAAGTAGATAGGTTTTTCAGTGACTCAAAAATCATTAGTCCATTGTATCTTTTGGCAATCGCCTTCAACTTTTAAGTCCATTCAATTAGTTGGACTAAATATGCTTCATTTTAACAAAATTAAGGGACAAaagatattcaaaattatatttaaggAATCAAAATAGATCTACTatcataaatatgaaagaaCTTTGGcgaaactctctctctctctctcatttTGCTTTGGGAACCCAAAATTCATAGACAAAACTTTGGCGACACTCACTCTCACTCTCTTCACTTTAGAGTGCGTGCTCTGCACATGTCTATCACATAAATTAGTAAAATAATGTatacaataaaaaattattaaaaatagtagttgatattaaaatattagCAACATTTGTGTTGGAATTAGATTAGCATGGCTTCATGCGGTAACTAATAATAATTACAAATCATGATGGCGATAAATCAGACAtcacataaaattatatttaaagaaatataatattattatatcatttaGTCAACTGCTCTATATATGCAAAAACTAATATAAAGAAAATCATAACAAATATAGAGAGCAAATTTTTCCCTAAACAAACCTCTTTAATAACTATATTGTGGGATGCTATTGTTGTAACATCCCACAAATTCTAAGCTAAGATACGAACGATCTCTCTTATGCACATAAACTCGAATTCgactatttatgattttacataGGTGTTAAGGTCAATTCTTTAGTGTGGGAAGatatttggagatgaattgaGGTCAgaagaatcctctagcacaaagttgagttgaaagtttctttaccgattgagtttcgatatatCTTTTTACTTGGGTCAATTTTAAACAAACATATATCCTAGAATATGAAGAGTTACATGTCACATAACATCTAAAATGAAAAGACTTcaagtcttcttttcaacgTCATCGACCGCTCGTAGTGCAATTTCATAGTATATAATTATAACTATTTTACCAAAAGATAGTGATCTGAAAGATTCACTGTAAGATGTGTTCAACGGCAAAATCAAGTACAGACCGCACGGTGCTCCACATAATATAGGGCGGGGGAAATTATTTGGCAGTTCACTAAAAGCATTATGTGGACCACACTTCACATTGTGCATTCTCACAATGCCAAGTGCGGATTGCACTTCATTCCACATAATGTATCAATGTAAATCTCTATTTAAGTTGGTTTTTCATCGAAAACTTGATTCTTTTGAGATGCTTTAAAGCATAGGGCTGGTATTCTCTCCTCTTTTTATCCTCCAtattaaggtaagtttctcccATCAAATTCTAAGAAGTTTCAAGTATTTCAATCCTTCTTTTTGAATTATTAAGGAAATCCTACACCATaactgtcacaacccaagctaggccctaggtgtgacacgatgattagaatcccaaaggaccccaaccaagcctcttatcatgTCATACAtgaacatacataaggtatttAAAGCAATAAAGCCAAGACATTGCGAAAATAAAGTTTCAATAGAAATATCTCAATATAGGAGAGGACAACATCAAGGGAtgcgacaacatagactctatgaACATCTATCATGCCACTACTAATCTATATGGTTTTATAAgaaaagctcctagatcacctaATATAAACAATGAAAATGTCATAAGAATATAAGTAAAAGTAAACTCTCACGTCCTCAGAACATGAGGAGTCACCACAAATGGGAATATTAATAAGATCTAGTCACGAATTAGAGGATAAACGTGatcgtcggaccctacattatgatacaatgtaggaaagaatatgcattagtacatggaatgcactaagatgtgagaagtatgcatgaacaataaaaataggacataatcaatctgaacatgggatgcatgaccaatatcttaaaacatgagtaaaaccttgaaaacatttaaaacatcataatcatgtgataaatgcatcaaaacatcatcatgagaacttattCCTTTCTTTCATATACCTTGGTGTGGGATAATATCTTTAACCgtcatataagaccatgcgagctataacatgtaattcgatgtaactctcacatcgagaagggggaggctactttgtcAAGATAGACTCTGTGAGAACATCATAACATTatgagctatatatggatccactagctcaGCCATATTGACATTATAAACCTACatgggcaacatagttagggactaaaggttgctactaggattcccttggatagctATTTTGGCTACCGGATCGAACCCTAtcttaaagtcctctcagtgcttagtcattatcccaaagaaaattcataaatcatagtcattaacatcattaggaaagataataaaatatatcaatccacatcataaaataatcatatgaGTAGCTCAtcaacatgattgattcataagaatccatgagttggtgagaaaagTCTTTCACCTATTTAATATGtgtgtgagaattacctttcacacTATAGATACTTCGCTTAAAAAATTATTGAGACATTATTCATaacctttcatgagtcattcataagccttgataatcattcataaaacattcattgaaatcctttaaaattcataatcataatttcttaaaaatatacttgaaaatagcatatagcatgggtcaatgaacatcaacttgaaatcatgcaatataatgtgaattatgcataatttgatcactaatcataagataaattataattaagaaGACTCAATATAATTTCATGGAAAATTAGGGCTTATAAGAAGAATTCATTTAAAgagatttgaagaaaacctttggactccatggatgcatttccacataccttgatcagTTTGAATTCCTAAATGCAATGAATTGGAGACTTGACTTTGAATTCTATTGaatttgcttgaggaagaagaaactgttgagagagagagagagagagcgctTTAGTGAGAAAATTTTGGGATTTGGGTGCTAGGGTGAGAATGAAGGAGTTAGGaaggtttagggtagttaatagaataatatttaacacaaaaaccgtgcaaatacattaatgaaccaatagggaaaagaccaaaacacccctaACTTAAAACTAAGTCGGGCACCTACACAGGAGGGTCACCAAGGCCCGTGAAGCTCACTACGGGTCGTGGTAAGGGTCATGATCCTAGGGGTCGACTGGTCTAGAAGGGGTTGGCTTCCACTGGGGACACCACGATTCATGGTGCTCACCACCGATCGTGGTCCCCATCATGGTCCTTACCTAGCTTAGAGGTTTTTGGGGTTCACTTCTATGAAAGGGTCTACGTTCCGTGGAGCCCACCACAGTCTATGAACCCCATCGTGGACCCTTACTTTGATCCTCAAACATCCAAGACTCCACCAAGGTGCCTCTACATTGCTCGTGGTGCCCTTTACGACTTGTGAAGGTCTTCGTGAAgttcacctggtgccaaaagttGTAAGTTCCTGTGAAACTTTCCTTTAAACCCTATTTTTCGACTTTCCAACATTCGAAgccttataatatctccctcttgggaacattcgtcctcgaatggaGCTCAACctagcatgaatagaatagAAAAGAGACATATCAACCCATCATGAATgcaaaaacacataaaaaaatgcataaaaaatatggaatactcaatcccaagctaaaacatgactttaaatctcatttcttgaacatgaatgcatatcaaaatatgagaatgactgaaacacatgGTTTTGATGGTGTGGATTATGAAGGAACTTAATACATCAACTAGGAGCGGAAAGAAAGAGATGGAGATATCGTGAGATCATATCAgcttcggcttcccatgtagcaccttcaagctcttggttcctccataacaccttagCTGAAGCtattttcttgttcttcaacCTTCTAACTTGATGGTCTAGGATCTCAATTGGAACCTTCTCATAGGATAAACTCTCTTTCATACTAATTCTATTGTTACAACCCGTATTTTGTACATATGGACATTTGGGATAATTGTAACAAGTTAAGGATAATGTTATCTTCTGATCTTGTTTGACGTATAAGTCGGTTAAAGGTTAAGGAAAAAAATGGAATTTAGTGACGGGAATATTGGAGAAGGTTAAGggtaaaattagaattttacaATGTGTAgtattatgaaaatatatgggCTAAGGGGTTGGGCTTGGAAggaaaatcaaaacaaaataataagagAGGCCCAACCATAAGGCATGgcccaaaacaaaaaaaaaagaaaaatatccaAGCCCATGTAAATTCATCCATGTgatgaatgaaataaaaaggGCACTTAGTCATCAAAATCCTAGAAGCTTCAAGACAAGTAGACAAGTGAGGAGAACAAAATaaaggagagaaaaaaaagagaggaaattCGGCCAAGCTAGGGAAAAATTTGGCCCTTGAAATCttactcaaaaaaaatattttcttctagtATTTCCACTAATTTAAGGGTCCTCTATAACATGGTGGAGTTATTTTGGAAGATTGGATGCTTGTTTCATTGATTTAGGAGTGA
This sequence is a window from Solanum dulcamara chromosome 10, daSolDulc1.2, whole genome shotgun sequence. Protein-coding genes within it:
- the LOC129870914 gene encoding superoxide dismutase [Cu-Zn] 2, yielding MGSLKAVAVISGNNSVKGSLQFIQQPNGTTHLRGRIIGLAPGLHAFHIHALGDTTNGCNSTGSHFNPLKKDHGAPTDEVRHAGDLGNIVAGPDGVAEISISDMQIPLSGVHSILGRAVVVHADPDDLGRGGHELSKTTGNAGARVGCGVIGLQSSV